A single window of Malus sylvestris chromosome 5, drMalSylv7.2, whole genome shotgun sequence DNA harbors:
- the LOC126624388 gene encoding uncharacterized protein LOC126624388 isoform X3 gives MAWRSAGSLSRSLVSNARVSSLRSAPPLRRLRPPSLSTPRRLFASPRNLGELGCIQSLLPMHRMTAATCLTSHLAANVRGCCELSHGT, from the exons ATGGCTTGGCGCTCAGCTGGTTCGCTGTCTCGGTCATTGGTGTCCAACGCAAGGGTTTCGTCGCTCCGCTCGGCGCCCCCTCTCCGTCGCCTCCGCCCACCGTCGCTCTCCACTCCTCGTCGCCTCTTCGCTTCTCCCAG gaACTTGGGTGAACTGGGATGCATACAATCGCTTTTGCCAATGCACCGCATGACGGCTGCAACCTGCCTCACATCTCACCTGGCTGCCAACGTGCGGGGTTGTTGCGAGTTGTCACACG GGACTTGA
- the LOC126624388 gene encoding uncharacterized protein LOC126624388 isoform X2 — translation MAWRSAGSLSRSLVSNARVSSLRSAPPLRRLRPPSLSTPRRLFASPRNLGELGCIQSLLPMHRMTAATCLTSHLAANVRGCCELSHGRNGKDG, via the exons ATGGCTTGGCGCTCAGCTGGTTCGCTGTCTCGGTCATTGGTGTCCAACGCAAGGGTTTCGTCGCTCCGCTCGGCGCCCCCTCTCCGTCGCCTCCGCCCACCGTCGCTCTCCACTCCTCGTCGCCTCTTCGCTTCTCCCAG gaACTTGGGTGAACTGGGATGCATACAATCGCTTTTGCCAATGCACCGCATGACGGCTGCAACCTGCCTCACATCTCACCTGGCTGCCAACGTGCGGGGTTGTTGCGAGTTGTCACACG GGAGGAATGGAAAAGATGGGTGA
- the LOC126624388 gene encoding protein NONRESPONDING TO OXYLIPINS 2, mitochondrial isoform X1: MAWRSAGSLSRSLVSNARVSSLRSAPPLRRLRPPSLSTPRRLFASPRNLGELGCIQSLLPMHRMTAATCLTSHLAANVRGCCELSHGTFCRTCQDR; this comes from the exons ATGGCTTGGCGCTCAGCTGGTTCGCTGTCTCGGTCATTGGTGTCCAACGCAAGGGTTTCGTCGCTCCGCTCGGCGCCCCCTCTCCGTCGCCTCCGCCCACCGTCGCTCTCCACTCCTCGTCGCCTCTTCGCTTCTCCCAG gaACTTGGGTGAACTGGGATGCATACAATCGCTTTTGCCAATGCACCGCATGACGGCTGCAACCTGCCTCACATCTCACCTGGCTGCCAACGTGCGGGGTTGTTGCGAGTTGTCACACGGTACCTTCTGCCGCACTTGTCAGGATCGCTAG